The DNA sequence TCGCCATGCCTGCCGCCGACGGGTGGGACGGACAGGCGGCTTATGAAAGCGTGTTCGGCAGCACCTGGCGCATCGTCGCGGCATCGGTGCTTGCGTTCTGGGCGGGGGAATTCGTCAACAGCTTCGTCCTCGCGCGGATGAAGGTGTGGACCGGCGGCAAGCACCTGTGGAGCCGCACCATCGGATCGACCTTTTTCGGGCAGGCGGTGGACAGCCTGATCTTCTACCCCGTGGCCTTCCTCGGCATCTGGAGCACCGATCGGGTCCTGACCGTGATGGTGACCAACTGGCTGCTGAAGGTGTTGTGGGAAGCGCTGCTGACGCCGGTGACCTATGCGGTAGTCGGCTGGTTCAAGGCGCGCGAGGGCGTGGACGTGTTCGACGAAGGCACCGACTTCTCGCCCTTCGCCAAGGCCGATGCGGTCTAGGCCCCGCTGGGTCTGACCAGACGGGGCCTCACCGCGATCCACCTCAATCGGCGATGAGGCCGATGGCGAGGTAGATCAGGATCAGCGATCCAAAGCCGAGCAGCGTACCGACGACCCAGCCCACCCGGATCAGGGTGACATCCCAGCCGAAATAGTCGGCCATGCCGGCAGAGACGCCCATCAGCTTTCCGCGCGACTTGTTGAGGCGAAAACCGGCGGGACTGCCATTGCGGTTGCGGTCAAGCGAAGTCATGCGAGGGCTCCTACATAGGCGGTGGCAAGGTTCACGTCGCTGCTCGTGGAAGGCAAGCTGACGGTGTTGGTGAACAGCACGAGCGAGAGCATCAGGGCGGTGCCGGCGGCGGCGAAGCGGCTGGTGAGAGAGTTGAACAGGGGCATTTCAGGTTCCTTTGCGAATGTTGGGGTGGGGTTTCCACCGATGCCAGACACTTTGCAGGAGCCGTGCCAAATCGCGAAAACCGCAGAATTGCGCCATTTACGTTTGGTGTTACAATTGGTCACGGATGTGAATTGCCGATGAATGGCAATTTTTCCCACTATTCAGGAACCGTGATTTTCGTGGCGCGCACCTGTTACGAGCGATAGGGCTGCGGCAGCCGCCATGACGCTCGACCGCCTGCTCCTCAACGCCTTTCGCAACCATGCCGAAACCCGGATCGAGGGCACGCGCCATTTCAACCTGCTGGTGGGCGAAAACGGTGCCGGCAAGACCAACGTCCTGGAGGCGATATCGCTCCTCGCCCCGGGCCGCGGGCTGCGACGGGCTGCCCTGCCTGACATGGCCGGGAAAGATTGTGGCGGGGGTTTTGCCATCAGCGCCGATCTTGCGGCAAAGGCAGGCCCGGTGCGGATCGGCACGGGCACCAGTGCGGATCGCCCGACCCGCCGCCTGGTGCAGGTGGAAGGGGCGGATGCCACGGCCAATTCGCTTTCCGAATGGCTCTCCATCGGCTGGCTGACTCCTGCGATGGACCGCCTGTTCGCCGAAGGCCCCTCAGCCCGCCGCCGCTTCCTTGACCGTCTGGTGCTGGCGCTCGAACCCGGTCATGCCCGCAACGCTGCACGGCTCGACAATGCCCTGCGCGAGCGCAACCGGCTGCTGTCTGCCGAGGCGGAGCCCGACCCGGCATGGTTTGCCGCGCTGGAGAGCCAGATCGCCGCCAGCGGTGCGCTCGTCGCCCAGGCCAGGGCGCGGCTGGTCGACCGGCTGGGCAAGGCACTCGCGGCCCTGCCCGATGCGCCCTTTGCCCGGCCTGCCCTCTCTTACCAACCCGGAGGCCCGCTCGAAGAACAGGCCCTTGCTGCCGCCCTGTCGGAAGGCCGCCGTCGCGACCGCGCCGCGCAGCGCACGCTGACCGGGCCGCACCGCGACGAACTGGGCGTCACGATGACGGGCAAGGACCAGCCCGCCGCCGATTGTTCGACCGGAGAGCAGAAGGCGATGCTGATTGCCATCACCCTTGCCCATGCCGGCCTGCTCGATCCCGACAGGCCCGGCGTGCTGCTGCTCGATGAAGTTGCCGCCCACCTCGATCCGCTGCGGCGCGAAGCGCTGTTCGATCGCCTGCGCGCCGGTTCGGCACAGGTCTGGCTGACCGGGACCGAGATTGCACCTTTCGCGGCCATTGCCAGCGAAGCAGCCGTTTGGCGGGTTGCCGGCGGCGCTGTCGAGCGGACGGGCTGATCCGCTACTTCACCGCTTCGCCAACGGTGCCCGCGGTGCGCTTGACGATCTCCTCCACGCCCTTGGCATTGGGGTGGATATTGTCTGCCTGCACCAGCTCCGGTTTGCCAACCAGGCCATCGAGGAAGAAGGGCACCAGCGTGGCGCCGTGCTTCTTTGCCAGTTCGGGATAGATCGGTTCGAACTGCTTGCGGAAATCCGCCCCCAGGTTCGGCGGGGCGAGCATGCCCATAAGCACCACCTTCACCCCCCGCTTCGTCGCTTCGGCCAGCATGGCGTCGATGTTCTTGCGCGTTTCCGCCGGAGAAATGCCGCGCAGGATATCATTCCCGCCGAATTCGACGATCACCAGGTCGGGCTTGGGATTCTGGGCATCGAGCACGAAGGCAAAGCGCTGCGCCCCGGCGGCCGAGGTATCGCCGGACACCCCCGCATTCGTGACCCTTGCGTTGATGCCCTTCGCCCGCAATGCCGCCTCGAGCCGTGTCGGATAGGCTTCGTTGGCGGTCAGGCCATAGCCGGCGAACAGGCTGTCTCCCACGGCAAGGATGCGGCGCTCCGGCCCCATGATCGGCGGCAGGTCTGCCTCTGCCGCAGACATGCGCGTCGGCTCTGGCGCGGGGGCATCGCCTTTGCAGGCGGACAAGAGGATAACAGCTGCGATGCTTGTGACAAACCTGTACATTTTCCCTCCTTGCGGGCCTGCCCATAGCTATGCCATCGCAGCGCCGTGACAAGTCCCCCCCTTGCCGTTTCCGCGCGCGCCCTCACCCTCACCCTCGGATCGGTGGAGATCCTGAAGGGCATCGATCTTGCCGTTCCCCAGGGTGAAACGCTTGCCCTGCTTGGACCATCGGGTTCGGGCAAAAGCTCGCTGATGTCGGTTCTCTCGGGCCTTGAGCGCGCCGGCGGTGGCCAGCTTACCGTCGCCGGACAGGATTTCACCGCGCTTGACGAAGACGGTCTGGCACTCGCCCGGCGGGGACGGATCGGGGTTGTCCTGCAGGCCTTCCACCTTTTGCCGACCATGACCGCGCAGGAAAACGTCGCGACGCCGCTCGAACTGATGAGGGCCAGCGATGCCTGGCAGCGCGCGGCAGAGGAACTGGCGGCGGTCGGCCTCGGCCACCGGCTTGACCATTATCCCGCGCAACTTTCCGGCGGCGAGCAGCAGCGCGTGGCAATTGCCCGCGCCATCGCGCCGCGACCGACTCTGATTTTCGCTGACGAACCGACCGGCAACCTCGATGCCGCGAC is a window from the Novosphingobium sp. TH158 genome containing:
- a CDS encoding PspC domain-containing protein → MTSLDRNRNGSPAGFRLNKSRGKLMGVSAGMADYFGWDVTLIRVGWVVGTLLGFGSLILIYLAIGLIAD
- a CDS encoding arylesterase; translated protein: MSAAEADLPPIMGPERRILAVGDSLFAGYGLTANEAYPTRLEAALRAKGINARVTNAGVSGDTSAAGAQRFAFVLDAQNPKPDLVIVEFGGNDILRGISPAETRKNIDAMLAEATKRGVKVVLMGMLAPPNLGADFRKQFEPIYPELAKKHGATLVPFFLDGLVGKPELVQADNIHPNAKGVEEIVKRTAGTVGEAVK
- a CDS encoding ABC transporter ATP-binding protein, with the protein product MTSPPLAVSARALTLTLGSVEILKGIDLAVPQGETLALLGPSGSGKSSLMSVLSGLERAGGGQLTVAGQDFTALDEDGLALARRGRIGVVLQAFHLLPTMTAQENVATPLELMRASDAWQRAAEELAAVGLGHRLDHYPAQLSGGEQQRVAIARAIAPRPTLIFADEPTGNLDAATGASIIELLFSRRAETGATLIIISHDEHLAERCERVVTIGDGRIVNDTGKR
- the recF gene encoding DNA replication/repair protein RecF produces the protein MTLDRLLLNAFRNHAETRIEGTRHFNLLVGENGAGKTNVLEAISLLAPGRGLRRAALPDMAGKDCGGGFAISADLAAKAGPVRIGTGTSADRPTRRLVQVEGADATANSLSEWLSIGWLTPAMDRLFAEGPSARRRFLDRLVLALEPGHARNAARLDNALRERNRLLSAEAEPDPAWFAALESQIAASGALVAQARARLVDRLGKALAALPDAPFARPALSYQPGGPLEEQALAAALSEGRRRDRAAQRTLTGPHRDELGVTMTGKDQPAADCSTGEQKAMLIAITLAHAGLLDPDRPGVLLLDEVAAHLDPLRREALFDRLRAGSAQVWLTGTEIAPFAAIASEAAVWRVAGGAVERTG
- a CDS encoding queuosine precursor transporter — encoded protein: MSETLSRIDGNAGARRHFRYFDYVMAAFVAILLLSNLIGASKLATLGGYTFGAGILFFPLSYVIGDVLTEVYGYANARRCVWMGFGALLFMAFMSYVVVAMPAADGWDGQAAYESVFGSTWRIVAASVLAFWAGEFVNSFVLARMKVWTGGKHLWSRTIGSTFFGQAVDSLIFYPVAFLGIWSTDRVLTVMVTNWLLKVLWEALLTPVTYAVVGWFKAREGVDVFDEGTDFSPFAKADAV